From Cardiocondyla obscurior isolate alpha-2009 linkage group LG27, Cobs3.1, whole genome shotgun sequence:
TGTAAATGTCCAAGCAAGTggtttctttccctttttcacCAGTAACGTTCGCAGAAGCGTTCCTCTTTCGGGTTGTTGAGGATGAGAGATGACGTTGTTTCCTCAGCGATCTGTAACGAAGATTAAATGTTTGTagaggaaagagaaacatTAACATTTGCACATCTACCGCGATAACCCCCGGTCGGCTGACTAATTGCAAACACAGTGGCATTAGGGCGTATTTGCCTCCGTGATTGAATTCGATACGCGGAACGGTGTCGGCGGGGTTGCGCCATGCGATAAAGGCCGACGAATAATTCGCCGACTGGTTCGTAAATCGAGAAGATACCCACTAAATTCCGTAGCCGCGAAAACTCCTCGCGCGAAAACTGATCACGTCCGCACGTGACTCATTACGCGACACGGTCGGGGCTCGCCGGGCTCTCTCCAATCGTTTTGAATTGCGCGTTTCTGTTGACGTCGCACACTTGGGTCCCCCGGCATGTGGCTGTGCCTCGCGAAATCGAATCTCCACAGTGACGTTCCCCCAGAAAGCGGGAACCTTCTGCGCATGCGCCGTTTCCATCCAACCGCGAGACCAGAAGATGTTCGATCAGAGTCCGCtccgattttttttcacacCCTTCACGTCAAGCTCTTTCCAATGGTTTAACTTGATTAAGTTTAATTCGCTCATCTTCTCATTCGGAgactgaaataaattaaaacaaatttgaaTCGTTATCTCGAACAGTTCGAGAAACTCGAGCtgaaaatagaattataattttttttatttacgttagGTAATACAGAGTATCATATaccttattattattttatccttcacgttcaattttttaatttaattgtatttaatttttgaggagtaaaaagaaaaaatgtttatccCAAAGAGTTTCGAAATTTGTTGATGTcgttataacaaaattattcttttagtaaaaaaaaaaattgagtatTATTAGTTTCTTATCTCACGATAAAGCTCATTCGTAAtcgtaagaaaagaaaagaccaTTCAACATCGTTGAATACAACATCTATGTTCATAAATaagttacttaaaaaattgtacttcCTAATGTTATAAAGTATCTTAACGGGTAAACGTTTTGCACATCAAAGCTAATTGTAAGAGCATGTAAAAATGGagtatattacattatatacataataatagTTTAACGTCAAAATAAGATGACCCTTTTTGGATCTTTATTAAAAGGAGAAATCTTATGTCTTTCTCGCCCTCTGATTGCAATATATTGATAATATATGTCACTCATATATGTTTGCAATATCCATGACCAATTCATAAAATTGCGTCTACTGCATTCTCAGTCCCAGTGCACTTGAAAGctgtaaagaaattttttttaattgacgctACGCGTGTTTCAACTTTTTCTAAGTATTTTAATCgcagtaaaatttattttattacagctgttaaaattaatgagtatTTACCTTGTATTAGATAGACGTCATTTTATTCATAATGCTCGTGAAACCTATCGTCGTGACCCCAGCCCTTGTTTTTTTCCCTCGGTGGGGTCAATTTCAACGAATTTTGTTTCGCGTTAACGTTACTTCCTTTCTTTGATTTATCTAACGCCCCAGAGCCACGTATTGCTCGTGGAACATTAGTattctttgaataatttccACGCTCAGATACATCGTTCTTTACGTCCTCTTTCACAATTTGTTGATTGTTATCTATTTCCCGTAATTGATTTTCTGAAACATCGGAAAGCTGCTAGACTATCTATGATAGTACAAgtgcaatttataataacatGTATACGTATGATTTGAAGTTTAATAATAAGTCATCGTTACCATTTTCAGTCTTTGTTGGTACCACCTTTAATTCTACGAGAGAGAACGGATGattgaaagaaagagactTAATATTTgtcatataaaattgtttaagcTGCGTATCCGTAATTTCATAGTTATTATTAGCTAATTCTATCACTAGCAATAATATCGCATAGTTTTCAGGACTGTGtagattttcttttaccaACAGTTGCCTGATTGCCATTATTAAAGTCTTTAAATCTTCTGGACACGATTTGTGAAAATCTTTACCAACTCTAAGAATCTgaaaacaaaatgtttttaataattatgttatatttaaataaaataagtttaattttattttttaatatattaaatataaaaatttacttgtatcataatgaaataaatattatctttGGGATTGTCTTGCAAAAGATCCAtcaaataatcaattaaaGGCTTGGCTAATATTTCCACTCTGTTTCCATCATATAATCTCATGCGATTGTAGACCTCTGAATGAAGTAAGACTTTATTAGCAAACGTCTGTCTGTCTTCCATTCTATCTTTGTCcttagctaaaaaaaataatgtacatgAAGATAAAGTAGAAAATTAAAGCTGTATTCTAATATTAcagttaatataaaaaaataattaaaacaataaacaTTGTCAACTACCTACATTGATAATTATCCTGCAGAAAAGATAAGAAGTACTGCcgtattaaacaattattattatcttgtAAAATAATGACTTTGTACTCAGAAAACATCATTGCTATTTTTGTAGTCAtgcaatgatacgttgcctgTTTGCATAGAGCATCACACACTTGCCTGAAATTTGCagttttgtattaaaatatgccaaaatagcaaagaaaaagtttgtAAACTGTTAAAGAAAAGCTTATAGTACTTGAGGCAGTTCTTGTTGTTTGCAAGAGTCAACAGCTGTATGATTTCCTTGATCAACTGAGGAGGGAGAGCAATCTCACGTTCGTCAAAAGTGATCAGTTTATCCAATATATCCTTCAGAATTTTATTGGTAGATCCATTAGAGTCAAATGAGCCTTCTCCTGGTCTACGTAAAATCTGTTCTTTGTCCTGGCTGTGACTGGACCATCCTCGACCACGACCGAACGAAGTCATCTCAAGATTTACAACTGtttaacacaaaaaaatatgtcCCAGATGAATGTTTACCCAATGCACAGAATTACCTAGAAGCTGAAAATTGGccctaaaaatatttattagagaATACAGACCACTTCAGAATGCAATAAACTGATTCGACCGCTTAATCTTGTCTCTTAGGTTTTAAAGCTACAGTCACAATTACGGGCACAAGGATAACACAGCCAGGTTGCAGTTACAAGTGTTACAACGCGGGCGAACGCGGGTGATACAGTCATAAACTCGTATACTATAAATCTCGTATGCTTAGGATAAACTGCGTGGCTGGCCGAACAAATATATCAAGCTAGAAAGAAAGGCCATGATGTCACAATTCCATTTCTCTGTTATCAATACCTGAGAGCAAGGCAAATATCCACTTCGGTAGACAAAGATGAAACGATGACACGAGCACCAGCTACTTCTCTCTGATCTCGCGAAATAGGAAACGTGCATTCCTTTCCCTACTATGTCTATGGCGGCTAAACGTCATCGTGGCGGTAGTGCATGAAGTGCACCGAATTACTGATAATCGCGCCGCCTAGGAATCGCGAGACACATTAGATCCTCGCCGGTATCACTTGCCGTTGCGTTCAAATTTCTCCCATTCTGCCGCCTCGGATAGATCGCCGTCACGCGATTCGGGAGTGCTTGGATTTTTCCTTGGCCTTCGGACGTCtggcagagagaaagagaaagagagagagagagagagaagaagaaggagagaagGGAGGAAATAACTgagaaaaacaagaaaatcgGTAAGCGCTCAGAGATTCTCCAACACACCTTCCCCTAGCGTAAGAGACgacaaaatgaaaaaattgaattgcgTGTTACGTGCCGTTTGTCAGGTTCCTCGGGCGAAGGATCGGCGGGTCGATTGTGGGCTTTGCAATAACGAGCTCGCGCTCGAGCGATTTCGCGTGCAATGGAAAAAGTCCGTGGCGGAGTTGCGGAATCACGTTTCCTTCTTCCACGACATCGGCCAGCTCCCTCGCTCCTTCCGCTAGCGTGTCATCGCGGGTCTGGCAGTTCGATAGGCACCTGGAAGCGATAATTGTGCAATTCTATACGCATCGAGGAATCGCACTCTGTACGTAACGAATGGTTGAGGCCAATGGAACTTGGCCGAAGTAGAAATCCTGGGCCGGAGAATAACTTTTAACGCtcgtgcaattttaattataactatttGTAAGTTTccgtaatatatatttacctgCGACTAGACCCGAGGTGAGGTGACTGCTTAGAAAGCACCTCTGGGAAAGCTatgacaattaataattatgtaattgaTTAGCGGATGATTTATTGTAGCTTGCGCTGTGGTTATCTGCTGCAGACTAATGTAAGATCAAATTTTTGGATACATGAATAGTAACGTTGATTTTACAACGCTGTAATAACTTGTATTTGTTTCaggttattaatt
This genomic window contains:
- the LOC139112180 gene encoding uncharacterized protein, which codes for MTSFGRGRGWSSHSQDKEQILRRPGEGSFDSNGSTNKILKDILDKLITFDEREIALPPQLIKEIIQLLTLANNKNCLKQVCDALCKQATYHCMTTKIAMMFSEYKVIILQDNNNCLIRQYFLSFLQDNYQSKDKDRMEDRQTFANKVLLHSEVYNRMRLYDGNRVEILAKPLIDYLMDLLQDNPKDNIYFIMIQILRVGKDFHKSCPEDLKTLIMAIRQLLVKENLHSPENYAILLLVIELANNNYEITDTQLKQFYMTNIKSLSFNHPFSLVELKVVPTKTENENQLREIDNNQQIVKEDVKNDVSERGNYSKNTNVPRAIRGSGALDKSKKGSNVNAKQNSLKLTPPREKNKGWGHDDRFHEHYE